The genome window GTCACGTCAGGAAATAGTTCGTTAGCCACGCGAATTGCTTCACTCAAGTTTCGTTGAACTGGTTGGTGGTCGCAGCCGTTCATCATCAACCATTGGTTGGTGGAGGCATAGTCACGAACATCTGCCAATTTTTGTTTCCAAAAAGCCAAAGCTTCATCTTTATCCACTGGAATTTCGTTCCCATTACTGTACCAGTTGGCAAAGAGAATACCTAGCACACGGCTACCATCCGCCCCTTGCCAGTACATTTCAGAAAATTGAGAGGTAAATTGCTCATCTCCAAGAACTTGGTTGTCAAATCCGATTGGTTTGACCCCACGACCAAAGGCTGCGACGTGAATGCCTAATTTTTGAAGGATTTGAGGAGCTTGCCCCATATTTCCAAAGGTATCAGGGAAGTAACCAATCTGAGTAGATTTGCCCCATTTGGCGCATTCAGCTTGTCCAATCAAGGTATTGCGGACGTTGGCTTCACTGGAGATCAAGTAATCATCCTGCAAAATGTAGAAGGGACCAATCTTGAGTTTGCCCTCGTCGATATAACGCTGCACCTTGTCGCGGTTTTCAGGGCGAATTTCTAAATAGTCATCGAGAACAATGGTTTGTCCATCTAAGTGGAAACTTTTGAACTCCGGATCATTTTCAAAAAGATCAAAGAGATTGTCAAACAGTTCCACCAATTGCATGCGGTGACTTTCAAAAGGTAGATACCACTCACGATCCCAGTGACTGTGAGAGATGATATGTACAACAACATTTTCCATGAGTAAAACCTCATTCTAACTTAAATTTAAAGATCTATTTGTGATTCTTTACAAGAATCTGTCGAGCGATAGCTCATTAGCGAATATCCAAGTAATCCAAGACTAATTCACAGAACATCATGTTGGCCCAAGAGAACCATTCACGCGAGTATTTAGTTGGATCATCTACATGGAAACTTTCGTGCATGACGCCCGTACCTCCATCGCAGGCAACCAACTGGTCCAACAAATGTTTTTTCTCAGCTTTATCTGTCGTTGTCAATCCTTGAATGGATAAAGCAATCGGCCAGATATAGCGATAAAAGGTATGAGAACTTCCGAGCCCACTTGCGTACTTCCCTTCATAGAAGTAGGGATTTTCAGGACTCAAAATCGTCCGACGAGTAGCTTGGTAGACTTCATCGTCGATGTCGCAATAGCCCAGATGGGGAGCCGCCAACAAACTTGGTACGTTAGGGTCATCCATGATGCTAGCATTTCCCAAACCGTCTACCTCAAAGGCATAGATTTTCTCGCCCTTGCTGTTAGTCGTGTAAGCGTATTTTTCGATCCCTTCTTGAATCTCAGCTTGCAGGCGTTTGGCATCAGCAATGATGCTTTCACTATCGGCTAGATTCAAGTCTGCAAAGATTTCTTGCACATAGCCCAAGACAACCACTGCAAACATATTGGACGGAATCAAGTAGCTATACTGACAGCAGTCATCGCTTGGACGGAAAGCTGACCAGGTCATTCCTGTCACAGCAAAATCTGGCCCAAAGCCATCATTTACCAAGGTATCTTCCTTACGATCGGTATCACGGACGAAACGGTATGGTGAGTTATTGTGGTCTTGCTCCACTGTCCAGAGATGAAGGATTTCCTTGGTCGCTGTGACAAAGGTTTCATCAAATTGGCTAGTCTCACCAGTTTCCTTCCAAAGAAGATAAGCCAGTTGCAAGGGGTAGCAAAGCGAATCCACTTCATACTTGCGCTCCCAAATCCAGCCATTCAAATCGGTATGGTCGGTCTCGTGGTGACCCTTCCAGTTCTCCTCAATATTAAAAGAGTTGGCATAAGGATCCTTGAGAATCAAGGTCATCTGACGTTTGACCAAACCAGCAATGGTCTGGCGCAATTGGGGATCTCTTTTAGCCACATGAAGATAAGGCCTCAATTGAGCCGTTGAGTCACGCAACCACATAGCTGGGATATCCCCTGTTAACACAAAGGTTGAACCGTCTTCTAAAATTTCAACTGTATTATCCAAAGTGTCTGTATAACAACGTTCAAAGACATCCACCCACTCAGGGTACTCCTTAGCTCGCTCAGCCACTTGATCCAACCATTCTCGCACAATTTCTTTTGAATAGGTCATTTATTTTCCTCACACGTATCGATTCTTTCCTATTCAGTATAAAAGATTTCAAAAGGGAAATACATACGCAAACTATAGCCCTTTTTCTACTAAATTTTCCATTTGATAAAAACGCTATCATATTTGACAACACTTTGATACAATGAAGAAAATACCACCGCGTGTTCCAAGAAAATCACAGATCATTTAAGGTTGATGAAGAAAAAGGAGACAAGATGCGCACACATTGCCAGACCATCGATACCCGCTGGGGAAGCGATAATCATCCCCACTATTCCCACGGAAATACCCTTCCTTATACCGGGGTCCCTTTTGGGATGAACTACTTCCTTCCCCAGACGACACACGAACAAGGGGCTTGGTTTTTCAACCCCAATCTCCCTATTTTTCAGGGATTTCGCCTCACCCACCAGCCTAGTCCTTGGATAGGAGACTACGCTTGGTGCCTCATCACGCCCATCACAGGAAATATTGCAAGTTCCGACCTCTTCCGTCGCCAAAGCAGTTATTCGATGAAAGAAGCCGTTTTCCAGCCTCACTACCTCCGTATTTTTTCGGAACGTTATCAGATTCAAAGCGAGCTGGTTCCAAGCCGCTACGGGGCTGTCATGCGCTTTCGAGCAACAGAAAAGCTGACTCTCTGTTTTCATGCAGCAAAGGAACTAGAGGACTTGACCCTGACAGACCAAACCTGCCACTTCCGCATTCTGGATCAGGCCCATACTGCAGATACTTCCTACTCTCTCTATCTCCAGTGGCAATTTAGCCAGCCGATTGAGAGCGTCACTCACATCGATCATGATCTCTTTCTCACCTTTTCTAGCAAGGAAGTGACCGTTCAATTAGGAACTTCTTATCTGTCCCAAGACATGGCTCACAGCCATCTTCCCAACCTTTCTCTAGAGGAAGCTAAAAAAGAAGCATCCGATCAATGGAATCAGCTGCTAAAACGAATTGAAGTAAAAGATGCCGGAGGGCGTGACCAAGCCTTTTTCGACCATTGCCTTTACCGACTCCTCCTTTTCCCTCAAACCTTTTATGAAACAGATAGCACGGGAAATGACTGGCACCTGGATGTCACTCATAATGAAATCAAACCAGGAAAAGCTTATACCAATATCGGATTCTGGGATCTCTTCCGAACATCTTTTCCGCTCTTTAGCCTTGTCTACCCCGATTACTACCGTCACTTTCTCGAAGGATTTTTAAACACTTACCAAGATACTAATTTTCTACCAAAATGGTTGGCCCCAGATGAACGAGGGATGATGCCAGGTACTCTCATCGATGGAGTCTTTGCGGATGCTGTCACAAAAGGGATCGCACCAGACCTACATGAAAACATGCTCACAGCTATGCTCCAGACGGCCCAAAAAACAGATCCTACTCAACATTTTGGTCGCCATGGTAATGAAAGCTACAAGGCCCTTGGCTACCTACCCGATGATTTTCACGAAAGTGTGAGCCATAGCCTCGATTATGCCTATAGTGATTTTTGCATTGCTACCGTTGCCAAGCAATTGGGTCAGACAGAAACGGCTACTCAGTATGCTACTTCCAGCCTCTCCTACCGAACATTGTATGATACCCAAACAGGCTTTATGAGAGCACGATCCACCAATGGAAACTTTAAAGAACCCTTCTCTCCTACTAGCTGGGGAGGAGATTATGCAGAATGCTCTGCCACCCAGGCTACTTTTGGAGCCTTACACGACCTCTCCGGCCTGATAGAGCTAATGGGCGGTAAAAAAGCCTTCACCCAACGACTGCTGGATCTGGCCAATCAAAGACCTCAATTTGACGTAAGAGGATATGGCTATGAAATCCACGAAATGAGTGAAATGGCCCAAGCCCCATTTGGGCAGATTGCCATCTCCAATCAACCCAGCTTTCACATTCCCTACCTCTTCCGTCACAGCCTTCATCCCGAATACACCAATCTCCTGATCCACCAGATCCGTTCTCAAGCTTTTCATCAAGATTTCCAAGCCTATCCAGGTGATGAGGACAACGGTAGCCTATCTGCTTGGTACATCTGGTCGGTCCTTGGACTCTACCCAACCTTCCCAGGAAAACCAATCTATGATCTGGGCCTCCCTCTCTTTAAAGAAGTTCTTCTCCATCTTCCAAATCATGAGCTCAAAATTTGCGCCAACTCACACACTGCAGGCGCCTATTTCATCCAAAAAGCCCTATTAGATGGCAAAGAGAAACAAGAGATTTCCCATCAAGATCTCCTTGAAGCCCAATTGCTCCAGTTTGACCTTTCATGGCTCCCCCCACATGCATAAGAAAAAGAAAGTGGGACAGAAATCGGTCATTCGTTAGAATTCGATTTCGTCGTCCCACCTCCGCACAGTTGAGTAGGGCTGTAAAAGCTGATGAAATCAGCGTAGTAGAGCCCACTCAACCACTGCGTCTTGCTCGACAATCTAAAAATAATTGAGAGGCTAGGACTTTTGTCCCAGCCTCTTTTTTCCGTTATTCATCTCCTACATGATAGTAGATCGAGCCTTGTTCCCCAAAACTAGCGATACCAACACCAGACCACAAGCGGTTTTTAGAGGCATCTGATGTATCCTTAAAGACGACTTGTCCTTGATCGTCGACCTGATCACCAATGGTTACTCCCGCAGGAATATACTCCAACAAGAAGCCCCCATCACGACCACCATAAATGCCTTCTGAGGCGGTTCCATAATCCGTCAAAGAAGCTCCATAGCCCTCTAACTCTTGTGAGACCAACCCTTTGTCGTTAAAGACTAGCTTGTTTCCTTTATCATCTTGCCAGACCCCAGCAATACTGCTGTAATCTCCATTGGCAATAGCCTCAAGATCCATTTTCTTCACTTCTTTTTTCTCTTCTTTTTTTTCTTTCTCCTTCACTTCCGAACTAGAAGCAGCCGTCTTTTTGACTTCAGAAGAGGTCGTCGTTTGACTAGAAGAAGTGGTTGATTTTTTGCTCGTTCCCTGTTGCGAACAAGCTACCAACAGGACCACACTGAGAAGACTCACAAGAATTGCACCAACTTTTTTCATTTAAAATTCCCCATACATTTTTTTAGTTTAAAGCCCTTTCATTGTAACGTATTTTCATGCATTTGACAAGCTTCACTCCCCATTTTTAATCAAAAAGAGACCGGGATAATCAGTCCTAGTCTCTCTTTTGATACAACTTTTAATGAGCCAGCATTTCCTGTGCCACTTCTAAACCAGATAAGTTCGAAGGATAATAAGTTGGCCAATTTTCCAACTCATCATAAAGCGCTTCTTGACTCTTTCCTCCATGGAAAATGTGGAAGTGAGCTGCCTTTACCGGAGTAATTTCATGGTCACTAAATTGAACATATTTGAAGTCTCCCGCATCACTCTCTTTCGCTTCAAAGAGATAACGAACACCACGATTTCCCTTCTTATAAGTCAAAATGTGCTTACCTACGTATTTATAGGTATATTTCTTAGAAGATCCTTTTTGATAAAACTCCATTGAATCCTTATCAATCTTAATCCGATCAATATCTGTTTGGTAACCCTTAGTATAATATTCCTTATACTCAGCAGCCGTCATAGTTGGATTTAATTTTGCCTTATAATCAAAGACCTGATCCAAGGTTCCATCTTGCAAGTATGGATAAACGGATTTCCAATCACCTGCATAATTTGCTAAGCTACGATCCTTAACTTGACTATCCTCGAAATAGCCCTTTTGAACCGTCTTAGCATCTTCCTCATGTTCCGGTTGAATATCCTTACCAGCTTGTGACGTTGTTTTCTCTAGCGCCTTCAGATTCTCCTTCATAACAGACACGTAGTCTTCGCCATCTTTCATTTCTTGATCCGTCAAGCTTTCCAAAGGATTTAAGACAGCCAACTCAACACCAGCTTCAGAAGACAAGGTTTTCGCCAAGGACTTAGAAGCATTTTCCTCAAAGTAAATGACCTTGATCTCATTTTTCTTGATATACTCTGTCAATTCACGCAATCGTGCAGCAGAAGGCTCGCTATCAGGTGAAATCCCTGAAATGGCCAC of Streptococcus sp. S5 contains these proteins:
- a CDS encoding glycoside hydrolase family 125 protein produces the protein MTYSKEIVREWLDQVAERAKEYPEWVDVFERCYTDTLDNTVEILEDGSTFVLTGDIPAMWLRDSTAQLRPYLHVAKRDPQLRQTIAGLVKRQMTLILKDPYANSFNIEENWKGHHETDHTDLNGWIWERKYEVDSLCYPLQLAYLLWKETGETSQFDETFVTATKEILHLWTVEQDHNNSPYRFVRDTDRKEDTLVNDGFGPDFAVTGMTWSAFRPSDDCCQYSYLIPSNMFAVVVLGYVQEIFADLNLADSESIIADAKRLQAEIQEGIEKYAYTTNSKGEKIYAFEVDGLGNASIMDDPNVPSLLAAPHLGYCDIDDEVYQATRRTILSPENPYFYEGKYASGLGSSHTFYRYIWPIALSIQGLTTTDKAEKKHLLDQLVACDGGTGVMHESFHVDDPTKYSREWFSWANMMFCELVLDYLDIR
- a CDS encoding zinc ABC transporter substrate-binding protein AdcA → MNFKKFGWLLLVALTLVLTACGKSQSQNGKLKVMTTFYPVYDFTKNIVGDEGTVDLLIGAGSEPHEYELSAKGRAMIQDSDVFVYENENMETWVPNLLKSMKDKKTKVIDATKGMVLLPGLEEEHEHEGGEEHHHEYDPHLWLSPHRAMKMVESIRDQLVAAYPDKKKTFEKNAQAYLKKLQALDQAYQDGLKDAKQKNFVTQHAAFRYLALDYGLNQVAISGISPDSEPSAARLRELTEYIKKNEIKVIYFEENASKSLAKTLSSEAGVELAVLNPLESLTDQEMKDGEDYVSVMKENLKALEKTTSQAGKDIQPEHEEDAKTVQKGYFEDSQVKDRSLANYAGDWKSVYPYLQDGTLDQVFDYKAKLNPTMTAAEYKEYYTKGYQTDIDRIKIDKDSMEFYQKGSSKKYTYKYVGKHILTYKKGNRGVRYLFEAKESDAGDFKYVQFSDHEITPVKAAHFHIFHGGKSQEALYDELENWPTYYPSNLSGLEVAQEMLAH
- a CDS encoding DUF6287 domain-containing protein encodes the protein MKKVGAILVSLLSVVLLVACSQQGTSKKSTTSSSQTTTSSEVKKTAASSSEVKEKEKKEEKKEVKKMDLEAIANGDYSSIAGVWQDDKGNKLVFNDKGLVSQELEGYGASLTDYGTASEGIYGGRDGGFLLEYIPAGVTIGDQVDDQGQVVFKDTSDASKNRLWSGVGIASFGEQGSIYYHVGDE